The proteins below come from a single bacterium genomic window:
- a CDS encoding 2-phosphosulfolactate phosphatase — GFDLGNSPLEYTAEMVMGRTLIFASTNGSKTLLACSDAYEVFIGGFINMPSLINEVRHAEKLLLVCSGKLGRFSLEDTICAGMIIDELIRIGKKPVLQSDSAVCARWLFGRYVSAPDETLASAEHPTYLSQNLGLIEDVAFCTQIGSHTIVPRYSKGVVNL; from the coding sequence GGTTTCGACCTTGGAAACTCCCCTCTCGAATACACAGCAGAAATGGTCATGGGAAGAACACTGATTTTCGCCTCGACCAATGGTAGCAAAACACTCCTGGCCTGCTCCGATGCCTACGAGGTGTTTATTGGGGGTTTTATAAATATGCCCAGCTTAATAAATGAAGTAAGACATGCCGAGAAATTATTATTGGTATGTTCGGGCAAACTCGGGCGTTTTTCGCTCGAAGACACTATTTGTGCCGGGATGATTATTGACGAATTAATCAGAATTGGGAAAAAACCTGTTCTTCAATCAGATTCGGCGGTTTGTGCGCGATGGCTATTCGGGAGGTATGTTTCTGCACCAGATGAAACCCTTGCCTCAGCGGAACATCCTACCTATCTTTCTCAAAATCTCGGTCTTATTGAGGATGTTGCATTTTGCACTCAGATCGGATCTCATACTATCGTTCCCCGTTACAGCAAAGGAGTAGTCAACCTTTGA